One window of Desulfarculus baarsii DSM 2075 genomic DNA carries:
- a CDS encoding magnetosome protein MamC: protein MSAHVKHLASASGAAASSAGYRGLWALGGLGMVIGAAVAVAKNIRLVKEGKMQSDQAVGETLKESLGTGLTTAAAGAAAGVLGLSGALGLVGVAALGVGVKYLWDSALTPPAAAPAKPAAKASAKAETKPKAKAKAVKAPATAREE from the coding sequence ATGAGCGCGCATGTCAAGCACCTGGCCTCGGCCAGCGGCGCGGCGGCCAGCAGCGCGGGTTATCGCGGGCTGTGGGCCCTGGGCGGCCTGGGCATGGTCATCGGCGCGGCCGTGGCCGTGGCCAAGAACATCCGCCTGGTCAAGGAAGGCAAGATGCAAAGCGACCAGGCCGTGGGCGAGACGCTCAAGGAGTCGTTGGGCACGGGCCTGACCACGGCGGCGGCCGGGGCGGCGGCCGGCGTGCTGGGCCTTTCGGGCGCGCTGGGCCTGGTGGGCGTGGCCGCCCTGGGCGTGGGCGTCAAATACCTGTGGGATTCGGCCCTGACCCCGCCGGCCGCCGCGCCGGCCAAGCCGGCGGCCAAAGCGTCGGCCAAGGCCGAAACCAAACCCAAGGCCAAGGCCAAAGCCGTCAAGGCCCCGGCCACCGCGCGGGAGGAATAA
- a CDS encoding heavy metal translocating P-type ATPase: MPSAKNLGRGPSVVHEANGRIRLRGRLFADPALDHAYVEAMIMALPGVIEARLNAGAACLVARHDGRPGVREAILAALGDLPDEAFLPGRRRKREGLDKAAALGLLALGAKRLPRPLGGLLSWLAAAPVIAGGLETLINRGLKVEVLDAAAVSALLLRGDYRAAGAIVALLALGRHLEQTSEEKSSALLKSLLAVGDEDVSVERDGAEIRQPAAKLAIGDIVVCGPGDKIVVDGQVTWGQAELNQSSITGEARPVAVEVGDRVISGATVQDGKIKIRAQQVGRHTAMARVGSFIETAVRHQSEPEKRSARLADRLTPVSLGLAGGLLLLTGDTRRAVSVLTVDFGCALKLAAPLAVKTAMYNAGRRGVLIKGARALEALSRVDAVVFDKTGTITHGDLEVTDVVPLDGMSAEELLALAAGAEEHYSHPVGRAVVRAARRRGLPQPALSQVDFIVAHGVSAYVADQRVLVGSLHFLAEDEGVDCSTAEGLCASLRDQGKSILYVGHENHLEGVIALRDRLRPEAGAVLAGLRAAGVEELVVLTGDHRQTAQALARDLPQLDAVRWELRPEDKAAIVAELQARGRVVAFVGDGVNDAPALVTADVGVCMPAGAELARDAAQVVLLQDDLWGLLSARQLAARFQATVGQSFFAAIGLNCAIMLAAAAGRLSPLGAALLHNLSTIGILGHAAAANLRPAETGPRALPQERVS; this comes from the coding sequence GTGCCCAGCGCCAAGAACCTCGGCCGTGGGCCCAGCGTGGTCCACGAAGCCAACGGCCGCATCCGCTTGCGCGGCCGCCTGTTCGCCGATCCGGCCCTGGATCACGCCTACGTGGAGGCCATGATCATGGCCCTGCCCGGCGTGATCGAGGCCCGGCTCAACGCCGGGGCGGCCTGCCTGGTGGCGCGCCACGACGGCCGGCCCGGCGTGCGCGAGGCCATCCTGGCGGCGCTGGGCGATCTGCCCGATGAGGCCTTTCTGCCCGGTCGCCGGCGCAAGCGCGAGGGCTTGGACAAGGCGGCGGCCCTGGGCCTTTTGGCCCTTGGCGCCAAACGTCTGCCCCGGCCCCTGGGCGGGTTGCTTTCGTGGCTGGCCGCCGCGCCGGTGATCGCCGGCGGGCTGGAGACGTTGATCAACCGGGGGCTCAAGGTCGAGGTGCTCGACGCCGCGGCCGTAAGCGCCCTGTTGCTGCGCGGCGACTACCGCGCCGCCGGGGCCATCGTGGCCCTTTTGGCCCTGGGCCGCCACCTGGAGCAGACCAGCGAGGAAAAATCCAGCGCCCTGCTCAAGAGCCTGCTGGCCGTGGGCGACGAAGACGTCTCGGTCGAGCGCGACGGGGCCGAAATCCGCCAGCCCGCCGCCAAGCTGGCCATCGGCGACATCGTCGTCTGCGGCCCCGGCGATAAGATCGTCGTCGACGGCCAGGTGACGTGGGGCCAGGCCGAGCTCAACCAAAGCTCCATCACCGGCGAGGCCCGGCCCGTGGCCGTGGAGGTCGGCGACCGGGTGATCAGCGGCGCGACGGTGCAGGATGGCAAGATCAAGATCCGCGCCCAACAAGTGGGCCGCCACACGGCCATGGCCCGGGTCGGCAGCTTCATCGAGACGGCCGTGCGTCATCAGTCCGAGCCCGAAAAACGTTCGGCCCGCCTGGCCGACCGCCTCACGCCCGTCAGCCTGGGCCTGGCTGGCGGCCTGCTGCTGCTCACCGGCGACACGCGCCGCGCCGTATCGGTGCTGACGGTGGATTTCGGCTGCGCGCTCAAGCTGGCCGCGCCGCTGGCGGTCAAAACGGCCATGTACAACGCCGGCCGCCGGGGCGTGCTGATCAAGGGCGCGCGGGCCCTGGAGGCCCTTTCGCGGGTGGATGCGGTGGTTTTTGACAAAACAGGCACCATCACCCACGGCGATCTGGAGGTCACCGACGTCGTGCCCCTGGACGGCATGAGCGCCGAGGAGCTTCTGGCCCTGGCCGCCGGGGCCGAGGAGCACTACAGCCATCCGGTGGGCCGGGCCGTGGTGCGGGCGGCCCGGCGGCGGGGCTTGCCCCAGCCGGCTCTGAGCCAGGTCGACTTCATCGTGGCCCACGGCGTGAGCGCCTACGTGGCCGATCAGCGGGTGCTGGTGGGCAGCCTGCATTTTCTGGCCGAAGACGAGGGCGTGGACTGCTCGACCGCCGAGGGCCTTTGCGCCAGCCTGCGCGACCAGGGCAAGTCCATCCTCTACGTGGGCCACGAAAACCACCTGGAAGGCGTCATCGCCTTGCGCGACCGCCTGCGGCCCGAGGCCGGGGCCGTCTTGGCCGGGCTGCGGGCGGCGGGCGTCGAGGAACTGGTGGTGCTCACCGGCGATCACCGCCAGACCGCCCAGGCCCTGGCCCGCGACCTGCCCCAGCTCGACGCCGTGCGCTGGGAACTGCGCCCCGAGGACAAAGCGGCCATCGTGGCCGAGTTGCAGGCCAGGGGCCGCGTGGTGGCCTTTGTCGGCGACGGCGTCAACGACGCGCCGGCCCTGGTCACCGCCGACGTGGGCGTATGCATGCCCGCCGGGGCCGAGTTGGCCCGCGACGCGGCCCAGGTGGTCCTGCTGCAAGACGACCTCTGGGGCCTGCTGAGCGCCCGCCAACTGGCCGCCCGCTTCCAGGCCACGGTTGGTCAGAGCTTTTTCGCGGCCATCGGCCTAAACTGCGCCATCATGCTGGCCGCGGCCGCCGGCCGGCTTTCGCCCCTGGGCGCGGCGCTTTTGCACAACCTCAGCACCATCGGCATCCTGGGCCACGCCGCCGCCGCCAACCTGCGGCCGGCCGAGACCGGGCCTCGGGCGCTGCCGCAGGAGCGAGTCTCTTGA
- a CDS encoding FeoA domain-containing protein, with the protein MSYLSLDRAPVSTPLKLVGATDRGLAERLARLGLEPGARLTRLPDEVRLQPARVAGPRGEAVLSANMAGSLLVHLDDGRKLPLLDLAPGEEGHVEGLTVGGRLARAFEVLGLMENDRLRLLRRLPPMEYVVLLEGRRRARLSEGMAAKVWGQVAGRKQQLATAQSGHPFTVLEFLGGPNFAAAMAALGLAVGSSLELETVEPAQSVGQKAAAAVALATAGGLRLYLDQKSARAVLVQPAG; encoded by the coding sequence TTGAGCTATCTTTCCCTGGACCGGGCCCCGGTCTCCACGCCGCTCAAGCTGGTGGGGGCCACCGATCGCGGCCTGGCCGAACGCCTGGCCCGCCTGGGCCTGGAGCCCGGCGCGCGGCTGACCCGCCTGCCCGACGAGGTGCGCCTGCAACCGGCCCGCGTGGCCGGCCCGCGCGGCGAGGCCGTGCTCAGCGCCAACATGGCCGGCTCGCTGCTGGTGCACCTGGACGACGGCCGCAAGCTGCCGCTTCTGGACCTGGCCCCCGGCGAGGAGGGCCACGTGGAGGGGCTCACCGTCGGCGGCCGCCTGGCCAGGGCCTTCGAGGTGCTGGGCCTGATGGAAAACGATCGCCTGCGCCTGCTGCGCCGCCTGCCGCCCATGGAGTACGTCGTGCTGTTGGAGGGCCGCCGCCGGGCGCGTCTGTCCGAGGGCATGGCCGCCAAGGTCTGGGGCCAGGTGGCCGGGCGCAAGCAGCAACTGGCCACGGCCCAGTCGGGTCATCCCTTCACGGTGCTGGAGTTTTTGGGCGGGCCCAACTTCGCCGCGGCCATGGCCGCCCTGGGCCTGGCGGTGGGCTCATCTCTGGAGCTGGAGACCGTGGAGCCGGCCCAGAGCGTGGGCCAGAAAGCCGCCGCCGCCGTGGCCCTGGCCACCGCCGGGGGGCTGCGCCTCTATCTCGACCAAAAATCGGCCCGGGCCGTTCTGGTCCAACCAGCGGGATAA
- a CDS encoding methyl-accepting chemotaxis protein, protein MSVLARMGGGVGGRMIVMGVSLVVTCALITLGVVLWQGALLQEQVAEETDKLVAEQVAKQVQSAYFVCQAQQASALREIKLGLRMASHVAAQHGQPNLLTDQPQPWRAVDQFSKHASDISLPTLALGQAAIAVERDPARPSAIVDGVSQVTGADCTIFQWAPQVDGMLRVATTVLGKDKRRAVGTYIPRISDGQPNPVLAQVLAGKSYFGRAFVVDAWCVTAYAPLRGPDGAVLGMIYVGLKESEILAPARRVLLGMQVGKDGYAWALGGTGDQRGNYIISKGGQNDGQNILGATDASGRQFVKQTLDMAVTAKPGQVNIMRYPWQNPGESAPRTKISAFTYFPQWDWVLGVGAYEEEFQDACKRVEASFAGMTRNVALGAGLAVLLATAVGWLVARRLSGPLANLSQELSLHAGGVAQASTQIASASQNLSQAVAQQAAGLEQSAASLEEVAALAQGSLRHADEAEAVTRDAGHIVGRAGQTMDQLKTAMLKINQASDQMSGIIRTIDEIAFQTNLLSLNAAVEAARAGEAGAGFAVVAQEVRALALRAAEAAKGTQGLIEDNVGRVRGGQELVDQADQAFADLAQAAGRTEALMEQLTADFKSQASGLEQISQAMTEMDQATQQAMATAEESAAAAEELAAQADSMDGMSGQLLRVVRGADAG, encoded by the coding sequence ATGAGCGTTCTGGCGAGGATGGGTGGCGGCGTCGGCGGTCGGATGATCGTCATGGGCGTGTCGTTGGTGGTGACGTGCGCGTTGATCACCCTTGGCGTGGTGCTGTGGCAGGGCGCGCTGCTGCAAGAGCAGGTCGCCGAGGAGACCGACAAGTTGGTGGCCGAGCAGGTGGCCAAGCAGGTGCAGAGCGCCTATTTCGTCTGCCAGGCCCAGCAGGCCTCGGCCCTGCGCGAGATCAAGCTGGGCCTGCGCATGGCCAGCCACGTCGCCGCCCAGCATGGCCAACCCAACCTTTTGACCGATCAGCCCCAGCCCTGGCGGGCCGTCGATCAATTCAGCAAGCATGCCAGCGATATTTCCTTGCCGACTCTGGCCCTGGGCCAGGCGGCCATCGCCGTCGAGCGCGACCCGGCCCGACCTTCGGCCATCGTCGACGGCGTCAGCCAGGTGACCGGGGCCGATTGCACGATCTTTCAGTGGGCGCCCCAGGTCGATGGCATGCTGCGGGTGGCCACCACCGTTCTGGGCAAGGACAAGCGCCGCGCCGTGGGCACCTACATCCCCAGGATCAGCGACGGCCAGCCCAACCCTGTTTTGGCCCAGGTGCTGGCCGGCAAAAGTTATTTTGGCCGGGCCTTCGTGGTCGACGCCTGGTGCGTCACGGCCTACGCGCCCCTGCGCGGGCCCGACGGCGCGGTGCTGGGCATGATCTACGTGGGCCTGAAAGAGTCGGAGATCCTGGCCCCGGCGCGTCGGGTGCTGCTGGGCATGCAGGTGGGCAAGGACGGCTACGCCTGGGCCTTGGGCGGCACGGGCGATCAGCGGGGCAACTACATCATCAGCAAGGGCGGCCAGAACGACGGCCAGAACATCCTGGGCGCCACCGACGCCTCGGGCCGCCAGTTCGTCAAGCAGACCCTGGACATGGCCGTGACCGCCAAGCCCGGCCAGGTCAACATCATGCGCTATCCGTGGCAAAACCCTGGCGAAAGCGCGCCGCGCACCAAGATTTCCGCCTTCACCTATTTTCCGCAATGGGACTGGGTGCTGGGCGTGGGGGCCTATGAAGAGGAATTTCAAGACGCTTGCAAGCGCGTGGAGGCGTCGTTTGCCGGCATGACCAGGAACGTGGCCCTGGGCGCGGGCCTGGCGGTGCTGTTGGCCACGGCCGTGGGTTGGCTGGTGGCCCGCCGCCTCTCCGGACCGCTGGCCAACCTCAGCCAGGAGCTTTCGCTGCACGCCGGCGGCGTGGCCCAGGCCTCGACCCAGATCGCCTCGGCCAGCCAGAACCTCAGCCAGGCCGTCGCGCAGCAGGCGGCGGGGCTGGAGCAAAGCGCGGCCTCGCTGGAGGAGGTGGCCGCCCTGGCCCAGGGCAGCCTGCGCCACGCCGACGAGGCCGAAGCGGTGACCCGGGACGCCGGCCACATTGTCGGGCGGGCCGGCCAGACCATGGACCAGCTCAAGACGGCCATGCTCAAGATCAACCAGGCCAGCGACCAGATGTCGGGCATCATTCGCACCATCGACGAGATCGCCTTCCAGACCAACCTGCTCTCGCTCAACGCCGCCGTCGAGGCCGCCCGCGCCGGCGAGGCCGGGGCCGGCTTCGCCGTGGTGGCCCAGGAGGTGCGGGCCTTGGCCCTGCGCGCCGCCGAGGCGGCCAAGGGCACCCAGGGGCTCATCGAGGATAACGTCGGTCGGGTGCGCGGCGGCCAAGAGCTGGTCGACCAGGCCGATCAGGCCTTTGCCGATCTGGCCCAGGCCGCCGGCCGCACCGAGGCGCTCATGGAGCAGCTTACCGCCGACTTCAAAAGCCAGGCCTCGGGCCTGGAGCAGATCAGCCAGGCCATGACCGAGATGGACCAGGCCACCCAACAGGCCATGGCCACCGCCGAGGAGTCGGCCGCCGCCGCCGAGGAGCTGGCGGCCCAGGCCGATTCCATGGATGGCATGTCGGGCCAGTTGCTGCGCGTGGTGCGCGGGGCCGACGCCGGCTAA
- a CDS encoding polyprenyl synthetase family protein, producing the protein MDPISLTLSLDGPPEAGQVEPVGGALDGGQVKARVLELAAPADEALGQTLSCHVPFIKEVSDYIIFSGGKRLRPVLFMLAAQAVGGAGDFRRAAIFEYLHAATLLHDDVIDEAGLRRGRPAARKLYGNEAVILVGDFLFSKSYSLAAEEPDHRFIQALTDCTTHMAEGQVLELLRTDDLELSRQKYLEVIVAKTAVLLAAACQMGAIHAGASPEVENALYRYGLSLGVAFQLVDDALDYVGQEHEFGKPVGHDLAEGKITLPLIHVRDAADAQARQRLLGLARASRADRQALAQAKELIVQGGGVAHTFAQARRYARHAQQALEELPAANDAWQTLFALPHYVVNRRN; encoded by the coding sequence ATGGACCCTATCAGTTTGACGCTTTCCCTGGACGGCCCGCCCGAGGCCGGCCAGGTCGAGCCCGTGGGCGGCGCGCTGGATGGCGGGCAGGTCAAGGCCAGGGTGCTGGAGTTGGCCGCGCCGGCCGACGAAGCCCTGGGCCAGACGCTCTCATGCCACGTGCCGTTCATCAAGGAAGTCAGCGATTACATAATCTTCAGCGGCGGCAAGCGCTTGCGGCCGGTGCTGTTCATGCTGGCGGCCCAGGCCGTGGGCGGCGCGGGGGATTTTCGCCGCGCGGCCATCTTTGAATACCTCCACGCGGCCACCCTGCTGCACGACGACGTCATCGACGAGGCCGGTCTGCGGCGCGGCCGGCCGGCGGCGCGCAAGCTCTACGGCAACGAGGCCGTGATCCTGGTCGGCGACTTCTTGTTCTCCAAAAGCTATTCGCTGGCCGCCGAGGAGCCCGACCACCGCTTCATCCAGGCCCTGACCGACTGCACCACCCACATGGCCGAGGGCCAGGTGCTGGAGCTGTTGCGCACCGACGACCTGGAGCTTTCGCGCCAAAAATATCTGGAGGTGATCGTGGCCAAGACGGCTGTGCTGTTGGCGGCGGCCTGTCAGATGGGGGCCATCCACGCCGGCGCGTCGCCCGAGGTGGAAAACGCGCTCTATCGCTACGGCCTGAGCCTGGGCGTGGCCTTCCAACTGGTGGACGACGCCCTGGATTATGTCGGCCAGGAGCACGAGTTTGGCAAGCCCGTGGGCCACGACTTGGCCGAGGGCAAGATCACCCTGCCCCTGATCCACGTCCGCGACGCCGCCGACGCCCAGGCCCGCCAGCGCCTGCTGGGCCTGGCCCGCGCCAGCCGCGCCGACCGCCAGGCCCTGGCCCAGGCCAAGGAACTGATCGTCCAGGGCGGCGGCGTGGCGCACACCTTTGCCCAGGCCCGGCGCTACGCCCGCCACGCCCAGCAAGCCCTGGAAGAGCTGCCCGCCGCCAACGACGCCTGGCAAACGCTCTTCGCCCTGCCTCACTACGTGGTCAACCGCCGCAACTGA
- a CDS encoding GIY-YIG nuclease family protein — MPRKKTLDEIIFDFKKAHGNKYDYSEVVYVNCSTKVIVICPEHGKFSITPNHHAKGVGCRQCYHESQKITLVVFKERAAQYFDQHYDYSFVPPMPLTHKKIKIFCKTHNRFFFQNPRNHILGHTGCPECIASKFFDRTCRGSKIKSNSEMIQRFEERAKLVHGAKYRYDEFFPLDNTKKGKIVCPTHGEFWQTQSNHLRGSSCPHCAKKLKFAGSFKEKCAKLSVNYWRALKRRQAGLDDSHIFDKGKLVGTRSTEEIIVYGQKFSNLAAAIREYDPPASSTTIRRLIKSGLSPDDAFRYIPNPGYTNGIIYLIVHSSSQKQYVGLTTQTIERRWEDHISQANLGNIKNKHSLHAAIRNSGASAFSIAIIDHGTTKHDLEEKEKFWINMLNTRIPYGYNISRGGVSGGSNTKTVTLDGKKFKSAKSAAKYVAEKQNISFAAAKRRVSKNRINVKKRATTGNSLVKGKCYKAWSYIKHCVLNSNSKSYDHGVSLFESWSSDFMCFYRDVGEPAESNMVFARIDKDKGYFPGNCVWMTRKQLGLLRRMSSK, encoded by the coding sequence ATGCCACGCAAAAAGACGCTAGATGAAATCATCTTTGACTTCAAAAAAGCCCACGGCAATAAATATGATTACTCGGAAGTGGTATATGTAAACTGTTCTACGAAAGTTATTGTAATTTGCCCCGAGCATGGAAAATTCAGCATAACGCCTAACCACCACGCTAAAGGAGTTGGTTGCAGGCAGTGCTATCATGAATCGCAAAAGATCACATTGGTTGTATTTAAAGAAAGGGCTGCACAGTATTTTGATCAACACTATGATTATTCGTTTGTCCCGCCAATGCCCTTAACTCATAAAAAAATTAAAATCTTCTGCAAAACACATAATAGATTTTTCTTTCAAAATCCTAGGAATCATATATTAGGACATACTGGTTGTCCAGAATGCATTGCTTCAAAGTTTTTTGACCGAACGTGTAGAGGCAGTAAAATTAAAAGCAACAGCGAAATGATTCAGAGATTCGAGGAACGTGCGAAGTTAGTACACGGGGCTAAATATCGATATGATGAGTTCTTTCCGCTCGACAACACAAAAAAGGGTAAAATAGTGTGTCCAACACATGGTGAATTCTGGCAAACACAAAGCAACCATTTGCGAGGTTCATCATGCCCACATTGTGCAAAAAAACTAAAATTTGCAGGGTCTTTTAAAGAAAAGTGCGCCAAACTATCTGTGAACTATTGGAGAGCCCTTAAAAGAAGACAGGCAGGACTTGACGATAGTCATATATTCGATAAGGGCAAGTTGGTCGGTACAAGATCAACCGAAGAGATAATTGTGTATGGTCAAAAGTTTTCAAATCTGGCAGCTGCCATACGCGAGTATGATCCGCCTGCTAGTAGCACGACAATTCGCCGACTCATCAAATCCGGTCTGAGCCCAGATGACGCCTTCAGATACATACCTAACCCTGGCTATACTAACGGGATAATCTATCTCATAGTGCATTCGTCTTCACAAAAACAATATGTCGGTCTTACGACGCAAACGATTGAAAGACGTTGGGAAGATCATATTTCACAAGCGAATTTAGGCAACATAAAAAATAAGCATTCTTTGCACGCCGCAATAAGAAATTCCGGCGCAAGTGCATTTTCTATCGCGATTATTGACCACGGGACCACAAAGCATGACCTTGAAGAGAAGGAGAAATTTTGGATCAATATGTTAAACACACGCATCCCATATGGGTATAATATTTCTCGTGGCGGGGTAAGTGGTGGCTCTAATACAAAAACCGTTACCCTTGACGGAAAGAAGTTTAAAAGTGCAAAATCTGCTGCAAAATATGTTGCCGAAAAACAAAATATATCTTTCGCCGCCGCAAAAAGAAGAGTGTCCAAAAACAGGATAAATGTAAAAAAACGTGCGACTACTGGCAATTCTTTGGTGAAGGGAAAATGTTATAAGGCATGGAGCTATATTAAGCATTGTGTATTGAATAGTAATTCAAAATCCTATGACCATGGCGTCTCTTTATTTGAATCATGGTCAAGTGATTTCATGTGCTTTTATCGCGACGTTGGTGAGCCTGCTGAATCAAATATGGTTTTCGCAAGAATAGATAAAGATAAAGGATATTTTCCTGGCAATTGTGTTTGGATGACAAGAAAACAACTTGGATTGCTAAGACGTATGTCTTCCAAATAA
- a CDS encoding carbonic anhydrase, which yields MKKMMMKWSLALMLVLAVAALAWASGGESVANPSPDQVIEMLSQGNARFVAGQATGSHRDAARLRQAAAENQGDHAYATVITCSDSRVPVEILFDVGVMDIFVIRVAGNVVQTDEAGSIEYGLAHVKTPLLVVLGHTQCGAVMAVANQLQGHGHALERNIPPLVAPIVPAVQRAMSAHPDQKGLAVLPAAIEENVWQGIHDLFMRSPASRDLVHGGKVKVVGAIYDVGSGEVHWLPQAKVAEILAQVERDPGRAMEAMAQ from the coding sequence ATGAAAAAAATGATGATGAAGTGGAGTCTGGCCTTGATGCTGGTGTTGGCCGTCGCGGCCCTGGCCTGGGCCTCGGGCGGCGAGAGCGTCGCCAACCCTTCGCCAGACCAGGTGATCGAGATGCTCAGCCAGGGCAACGCCCGCTTCGTGGCGGGCCAGGCCACGGGATCCCACCGCGACGCGGCGCGGCTGCGCCAGGCGGCCGCCGAGAACCAGGGCGACCACGCCTATGCCACGGTGATCACCTGCTCGGATTCGCGGGTGCCGGTGGAGATATTGTTCGATGTCGGAGTGATGGACATTTTCGTCATCCGAGTGGCCGGCAACGTGGTGCAAACCGATGAGGCCGGTTCCATCGAATACGGCCTGGCTCATGTGAAAACGCCGCTGCTGGTGGTGCTGGGCCATACCCAATGCGGCGCGGTCATGGCCGTGGCCAACCAGTTGCAGGGTCACGGCCACGCCCTGGAGCGCAACATCCCGCCCTTGGTGGCGCCCATCGTCCCGGCGGTCCAAAGGGCCATGAGCGCTCACCCCGATCAAAAGGGCTTGGCGGTGTTGCCGGCGGCCATCGAGGAAAACGTGTGGCAGGGCATCCACGACCTGTTCATGCGGAGCCCGGCCTCGCGCGATCTGGTTCATGGCGGCAAGGTCAAGGTGGTGGGGGCCATCTATGACGTGGGCAGCGGCGAGGTGCATTGGTTGCCCCAGGCCAAGGTGGCCGAGATCTTGGCCCAGGTGGAGCGGGATCCCGGCCGGGCCATGGAGGCCATGGCCCAATAG
- a CDS encoding acyl-CoA dehydratase activase yields MTYFAGVDVGSLSTDAVIVDEAENIVAYAVVETGANSTDAAQRAMAQAAQKAGLTPEDIARTVGTGYGRVSVPGAQKKVTEITCHGVGSAHLFPQAQTVIDIGGQDSKVIRLGPGGKVSDFVMNDKCAAGTGRFLEVMAAKLQVGLDQMGPLSLSAQGEPVKISSVCTVFAESEVISLVAQNHPREQIIKGIHKAIVNRVWNMVKSLGEPGVTTMSGGVAKNKGVAALLEERLGAKLLIHDEPQIVGALGAALLARRQA; encoded by the coding sequence ATGACTTATTTCGCCGGAGTGGACGTGGGGTCGCTGAGCACCGACGCGGTGATCGTCGATGAAGCCGAAAACATCGTGGCCTACGCCGTGGTCGAGACCGGGGCCAACTCCACCGACGCGGCCCAGCGGGCCATGGCCCAGGCCGCGCAAAAGGCCGGGCTGACCCCGGAGGACATCGCGCGCACCGTCGGCACGGGCTACGGCCGGGTGTCCGTGCCCGGCGCGCAAAAAAAAGTCACCGAGATCACCTGCCACGGCGTGGGCTCGGCCCATCTGTTCCCCCAGGCCCAGACGGTCATCGACATCGGCGGCCAGGATTCCAAGGTCATCCGCCTGGGGCCGGGCGGCAAGGTCAGCGATTTTGTCATGAACGACAAATGCGCCGCCGGCACGGGCCGTTTTCTGGAGGTCATGGCCGCCAAGCTCCAGGTGGGCCTGGACCAGATGGGCCCGCTGTCGCTGTCGGCCCAGGGCGAGCCGGTCAAGATCAGCAGCGTCTGCACGGTCTTCGCCGAGAGCGAGGTGATCAGCCTGGTGGCCCAGAACCACCCCCGCGAGCAGATCATCAAGGGCATCCACAAGGCCATTGTCAACCGCGTCTGGAACATGGTCAAGAGCTTGGGCGAGCCCGGCGTGACGACCATGAGCGGCGGCGTGGCCAAGAACAAGGGCGTGGCCGCCCTGCTGGAGGAGCGCCTGGGCGCGAAGCTTCTGATCCACGACGAGCCGCAGATCGTCGGGGCCCTTGGCGCGGCCCTGCTGGCCCGCCGCCAAGCCTGA
- a CDS encoding 2-hydroxyacyl-CoA dehydratase subunit D: MSLIKKIEYQFMKDVGAGLAMKLAGAAKKKGQGQPNPHLGPRLGSSAMLQRIIARHYFLSRFAKGAMPIAWVTSGAPVELLRAFGFYTIYPENHSALCGAAKRGAALCQVAEEHGYAPELCSYARIDLGHLFSGKTPVGHLPKPDLLFCTTNICQTVGYWYKAIAHYLDIPLIQLDTPFNFTDIVQPDIDYMVEQLQEIVEDLERYTRRRFDYNEFVRIVGLSRDTSMLWGEVLDTMKTKPSPMTIFDAFTQMLPVVSLRGLPVAKNYYEALLAELQQRVRDGVGALKNERKRLMWDNIAVWHKLNALSNVFAERDMNFVVATYTSSWSASQGLMDVSDPFTGIAKTYSGIILNNNLNHRLKTMQRAIADYHVDGLVIHSARSCKPYSVGQYDLKRLLLAQSNIPSVVIEADIADERVWSEEQVRTRLEAFFESLEDAPGREAA, translated from the coding sequence ATGTCGCTGATCAAAAAGATCGAATATCAGTTCATGAAGGACGTGGGCGCGGGCCTGGCCATGAAGCTGGCCGGGGCGGCCAAGAAAAAGGGCCAGGGCCAGCCCAACCCCCATCTGGGGCCACGCCTGGGCTCCAGCGCGATGTTGCAGCGCATCATCGCCCGGCACTATTTTCTTTCGCGCTTCGCCAAGGGGGCCATGCCCATCGCCTGGGTCACCTCCGGCGCGCCGGTGGAGCTGCTGCGGGCCTTTGGCTTCTACACCATCTACCCCGAAAACCATTCGGCCCTGTGCGGGGCGGCCAAACGCGGCGCGGCCCTGTGCCAGGTGGCCGAGGAGCATGGCTACGCGCCCGAGCTCTGCTCCTACGCCCGCATCGACCTGGGCCACCTGTTCAGCGGCAAAACGCCCGTGGGCCATCTGCCCAAGCCCGATCTGCTCTTCTGCACCACCAACATCTGCCAGACCGTGGGCTATTGGTACAAGGCCATCGCCCACTACCTGGACATCCCCCTGATCCAGCTCGACACGCCCTTCAACTTCACCGACATCGTCCAGCCCGACATCGACTACATGGTCGAGCAACTGCAAGAGATCGTCGAGGACTTGGAGCGCTACACCAGGCGGCGCTTTGATTACAACGAGTTCGTGCGCATCGTGGGCCTATCGCGCGACACCTCCATGCTCTGGGGCGAGGTGCTAGACACCATGAAGACCAAGCCTTCGCCCATGACCATCTTCGACGCCTTCACCCAGATGCTGCCCGTGGTCAGCCTGCGCGGCCTGCCCGTGGCCAAAAACTACTACGAGGCCCTGCTGGCCGAGTTGCAACAGCGCGTGCGCGATGGCGTGGGCGCGCTGAAAAACGAACGCAAGCGCCTGATGTGGGACAACATCGCCGTCTGGCACAAGTTGAACGCCCTGTCCAACGTCTTTGCCGAGCGCGACATGAACTTCGTCGTGGCCACCTACACCAGCTCGTGGAGCGCCAGCCAGGGCCTGATGGACGTGAGCGACCCCTTCACCGGCATCGCCAAGACCTACTCCGGCATCATCCTCAACAACAACCTCAACCACCGCCTCAAAACCATGCAGCGGGCCATCGCCGACTATCACGTCGACGGCCTGGTCATCCACAGCGCCCGTTCGTGCAAGCCCTACTCCGTGGGCCAATACGACCTCAAGCGCCTGCTGCTGGCCCAGTCCAACATCCCCTCGGTGGTCATCGAGGCCGACATCGCCGACGAGCGCGTCTGGAGCGAGGAGCAGGTGCGCACCCGCCTGGAGGCCTTCTTCGAATCGCTCGAGGACGCGCCGGGCAGGGAGGCGGCTTGA